From Bacillus kexueae:
ATGTTCCATCTTCTGTTACACCAAATTCTAATTTAAAATCTACTAATTCTACATTGAATTGATTAAAATATTCGGTTAAAACTTCATTCACTTTGAAAGCAATGTTTTCAATGGCTTGAAGTTGTTCTTTCGTTGCAATCTTTAATAGATCAATATGCGCCTCATTGATTAGCGGGTCTCCTAAGTCATCATTTTTGTAGTAATATTCGATGACCGACTTTTCTAATTTCGTCCCCTCTTCAATTCCAAGTCGCTTAGACAAGCTCCCTGCAGCGATATTACGAACGACTACTTCAAGAGGAATAATCGAAACACGCTTAACTAGTTGCTCATGCTCAGACACTCGTTCAATAAAATGAGTGGGAATCCCAAATTCTTTTAACTTCGCGAATAAAAGACAAGAAATTTCATTATTTAGTCGGCCTTTGCCTTCAATCTCCGCTTTTTTTTCTCCGTTAAAAGCTGTAGCTGCGTTTTTATAAGAGACCAGAAAAACATTGGAATCGTCTGTCTCATA
This genomic window contains:
- the purC gene encoding phosphoribosylaminoimidazolesuccinocarboxamide synthase, with protein sequence MNVQVGSLLYEGKAKRIYETDDSNVFLVSYKNAATAFNGEKKAEIEGKGRLNNEISCLLFAKLKEFGIPTHFIERVSEHEQLVKRVSIIPLEVVVRNIAAGSLSKRLGIEEGTKLEKSVIEYYYKNDDLGDPLINEAHIDLLKIATKEQLQAIENIAFKVNEVLTEYFNQFNVELVDFKLEFGVTEDGTLLLADEISPDTCRLWDIHTKEKLDKDVFRRDIGSLTEAYEEILNRLGGNKPCTK